The window CAACAATCACGCAGCTTTAATTTGGTATAAATATTTTTGAAATTCAACAAAATCAAGAACTTCTAGTTGTTTTGATTACGGCAATCTTTTTACGTTTATATTGATTCTATCTGCAATACTCATATCGTTTTGTCCTTACAAAATTATACTAAAACCGAAAACTAAATTGGTTTTATTTTAGCTCTTTCCATTCTGGAATAACCTTTGCAAATTCTTCTTGAAATGCCGGCCTGCCCATATTATTCATCTTTATTGGTAAAACATATTTTCTCCAATCAGCGGGTTTCTTCATTACGTCAACCAATACATGCCGTACCCTTTTTGCCGCCTCTGCTTTGAATCTGTAATCCTGACCATGATCACCGCCACCATATTCGTCAAGTTCCGCAAGCTCGGGCTCTAACTCACGCCAGAGTGAAAGCAAGGCAGAAGACGCTGCGCCTTCCTTTAGTACATTGCTCACCTTAACCGTTTCTTTCAGTGTATCCAAACACTCTCTTCTTATGGAATTGTCCCTTGCTGCTAATCCGAGAACAAGCTTTACAAGGTCATCTTTTTCTGCAAAGTTGAGCAATTCTGCAAGAGGTTCTTTATTCTTTATATTTTTTCGTTTTGAATCTGTTTCATTAAGTAAGCCTTCTTTATTGTGGTAAATAACGTTGTAACGCTTCTTTTTCCTGTCCCAACCTACATACTTTTTGCCAGTCTCAATTTTCTGAAGCATGTATATATGGTACATAACATCTTCTAAATCTATTTTCTCAGGTAATTCTGTTATTAAATATTTTAATTTTGATTTTAAAATTTCCATCCTATCGTAACTACTTGGAATTTCAAGACTAAGCCGGAAGGCTCTTTTAAAACTCTTTTAAACAGGAGACCATTTAGAATACCCGTTGTTACGTATTATCCCCTTGATTCTTAATGCAGAGAGCAAGTTAGTAACTTTGTTTTTCTTCTGAGATTCAGTTAATATGTCTGGCAATTTATCCCGAAGGAACTTCTCAATGTTTTTTCTTGGTGATTCCCCAAACTTTTTTAGATATTCAACGATGAGATTTTTATAGTGCTCATCATCAAGCCCTCTCTGCTTAATATAATACGCCTTTAATTCATCATTGGACAGCGATGCAGTAATTTTGGCGGAGATAACGTAATTGGGTTTTCTCCCCTCTATTAAACCAAGCCCTTTCAGATATTTGATCTCTTCATCAGGAAGAGGTTTCTGCTTTTGTACCTTATCTAACATGATAATTTGCTCTAGAGACAAACTCGGATTTCGTGCGAGTACACGCGCAAAATCCATATCGAGTACCTTGCCAATTACTGTTACTTTTACTTTATCTTCTGACAAGTCATATTCCGGCATTGGAAAAAATCTTTCACGCTGATAATTAAACATCTTCCTTATGCCACCGCCTGCGGTGTCAACCATTTTTAAATTAAACATTGCGGTTGCAAGAAACCTATTGCGGTAATATTCTTCTGGTGCATCTTCTTTAACTACCTTCTCCACTGAGCCGGGAATGAAGCTGCCGAGATTAGTAAATATCAATTGGTCTTCCATTTCAACAACATTAATGCGGCCGCCTTTTGTGTAA is drawn from Candidatus Scalindua sp. and contains these coding sequences:
- a CDS encoding putative DNA binding domain-containing protein, encoding MTEKELLIKLEEFRRLPAETEVFEFKEARNNYDSNKLGKYFSALSNEANLKGKSHAWLIFGIKDKGRTIVGSQFRHNRKDLDNLKGELANKTTNRISFIEIYELYLPEGRIVMFHIPAAPKGIPVAFDGHYYGREGEKLSPLNPEHFVSPAEAKIRWLLKDAKGNNRDYHIESCPLLLAVDKIYAKIRNLKYRYIKDGTLFPDEVDQYEPFVIREAINNCIAHQDYTKGGRINVVEMEDQLIFTNLGSFIPGSVEKVVKEDAPEEYYRNRFLATAMFNLKMVDTAGGGIRKMFNYQRERFFPMPEYDLSEDKVKVTVIGKVLDMDFARVLARNPSLSLEQIIMLDKVQKQKPLPDEEIKYLKGLGLIEGRKPNYVISAKITASLSNDELKAYYIKQRGLDDEHYKNLIVEYLKKFGESPRKNIEKFLRDKLPDILTESQKKNKVTNLLSALRIKGIIRNNGYSKWSPV